The following are encoded together in the Lactuca sativa cultivar Salinas chromosome 1, Lsat_Salinas_v11, whole genome shotgun sequence genome:
- the LOC111896954 gene encoding aspartic proteinase 36: MAVIAVSSFVSLLFVASISISLVASENRNFRGAVFSVNSKFSKKDRSLSVLKAHDSLRHLQMLASGVDLPLGGTSRPDAVGLYYTKIGIGTPPNEYYVQVDTGSDIMWINCIQCQGCPEKGYNGLDLTLYNPNDSFTGRPVTCHEEFCVDINGGKVGGCKGNVSCLYTETYEDGSDSIGYFVKDVVQYDSVSGDFETKLANGSIVFGCGATQSGNLGSSSEALDGILGFGKANASVISQLASSGKLKKMFAHCLNGDNNGGGIFAIGNVVQPKVNSTHLIQDQPHYTVNVMGIEVGKEFLNISMDSYGRVEKRKAIIDSGTTLAYLPEVIYKQLVNKIVGGKFDMRLSILHDQYTCFKFPGSVDDGFPEVTFYFENSLSLKVYPHDYLFNYEDFLCFGWQNHGMDSISSRDIIILGDLVLSNKLVLYDLENQKIGWIEYNCSTNITLKDEITGLVHLVGSHNISCSCNFNVHRAMVLLILLLIALLNLMIQ, encoded by the exons ATGGCTGTCATCGCTGTTTCTAGCTTCGTCTCCTTACTATTCGTCGCGTCAATCTCCATTTCATTGGTTGCAAGTGAGAATCGTAATTTCCGCGGTGCAGTTTTCAGCGTGAATTCCAAATTCTCAAAGAAGGATCGGTCACTTAGCGTTCTTAAAGCTCATGATAGTCTCCGTCACCTTCAAATGCTAGCCTCCGGCGTCGACCTCCCTCTAGGTGGAACCAGTCGTCCTGATGCGGTTGG GCTTTACTATACCAAAATCGGAATCGGAACACCACCAAATGAATACTATGTGCAAGTAGATACAGGAAGTGACATAATGTGGATCAATTGCATACAATGCCAAGGATGCCCTGAGAAAGGCTATAATGGG CTGGACCTTACACTCTACAATCCAAATGATTCATTTACTGGAAGACCTGTGACATGTCATGAAGAGTTTTGTGTAGACATCAATGGTGGAAAAGTTGGTGGTTGCAAAGGCAATGTATCCTGTCTGTATACAGAGACTTACGAAGATGGAAGTGACAGTATTGGTTACTTTGTCAAAGATGTTGTTCAATATGACAGTGTGTCAGGTGACTTCGAAACTAAGCTTGCAAATGGAAGTATTGTTTTTGG GTGTGGTGCTACACAATCTGGTAACCTAGGTTCTTCTTCAGAAGCACTCGATGGGATTCTTGGATTTGGAAAAGCAAATGCATCTGTAATATCACAACTTGCATCTTCagggaaattaaaaaaaatgtttgcaCATTGTTTAAATGGTGATAATAATGGAGGTGGGATTTTTGCAATTGGGAATGTTGTTCAACCGAAAGTTAATTCAACTCATTTGATTCAAGATCA GCCACATTACACTGTAAATGTAATGGGAATTGAAGTTGGAAAAGAGTTTCTGAATATTTCAATGGATTCATATGGAAGAGTAGAAAAGAGAAAGGCAATAATAGATAGTGGTACAACGTTGGCATATTTACCAGAAGTGATATACAAGCAATTGGTGAATAAG ATAGTTGGAGGAAAGTTTGATATGAGGTTAAGTATTCTTCACGACCAGTATACGTGCTTTAAATTCCCTGGAAG TGTTGATGATGGATTTCCTGAGGTcacattttattttgaaaattcacttTCTTTGAAGGTTTATCCTCATGATTATTTATTTAACTAT GAAGATTTCTTGTGTTTTGGGTGGCAAAACCATGGAATGGATTCCATTAGTTCAAGAGACATAATTATATTAGGAG atTTGGTACTCTCGAATAAGCTGGTTTTGTATGATCTTGAAAACCAAAAAATTGGATGGATCGAATATAACT gCTCTACAAATATCACACTGAAAGATGAAATCACTGGATTGGTACATTTGGTTGGTTCTCATAATATATCATGTTCATGTAATTTTAATGTTCATAGGGCTATGGTATTATTAATCTTGTTATTAATTGCTCTATTAAACCTTATGATACAATAA